In Bacillus sp. NP247, one DNA window encodes the following:
- a CDS encoding ABC-F family ATP-binding cassette domain-containing protein codes for MSLLKVESLSHSFIDKVLYENASFDLHKGEHMGIVGQNGAGKSTLMKILIEEIIPDKGDIKWQPNIQIGHLDQYAEIDGIYTISQYLKRAFHDLFEMEVRMNKLYEESAMTGDPDKLLKAAAYQEQLEACDFYSVDSTINKTAVGLGIDAIGMNRIIAELSGGQRAKVILAKLLLEEPNILLLDEPTNFLDKEHVEWLANYLMNFEGAFIVVSHDFDFLEKVTSCICDVEFGTVKKYYGKYSDFVRQKEHLRKDYIRQYHAQQKKIEKTEEYIRRNIAGVNSKIAQGRRKQLQRMERIAPPSFTHKPSIHFRELSISAQTVLTVNDLEVGYEFALLPKLNFSVVGGQKFVITGFNGVGKSTLLKTIVGNISSISGEFHFSEQIKIGYYEQDLNWSNDSLTPLQIISEQFPKLNMKEIRHHLAACCVKDTHVSQEIHTLSGGEQSKVKLCGLLLSPCNFLILDEPTNHLDAEAKESLQKALIQFKGSIILVSHEARLYHDWADSIFNIESGLIEESKKDDK; via the coding sequence ATGAGTTTACTTAAAGTTGAAAGTTTATCACATAGTTTTATAGATAAAGTCTTATATGAAAATGCTTCTTTTGATTTGCATAAAGGAGAACATATGGGGATTGTTGGACAGAATGGTGCGGGGAAAAGTACGTTAATGAAAATATTGATTGAAGAAATAATTCCTGATAAGGGAGACATAAAGTGGCAGCCTAATATTCAAATTGGGCATCTTGATCAATATGCAGAAATTGATGGAATTTATACCATTTCACAATATTTAAAGAGAGCTTTTCATGATTTGTTTGAAATGGAAGTTAGAATGAACAAATTGTATGAAGAAAGTGCTATGACAGGTGATCCTGACAAATTGTTAAAAGCGGCCGCATATCAAGAACAACTTGAGGCTTGTGATTTTTATTCGGTAGATAGCACAATTAATAAAACTGCAGTTGGCTTAGGTATTGATGCTATTGGCATGAATCGTATAATCGCTGAACTAAGCGGGGGACAACGTGCAAAAGTAATTTTAGCGAAGCTTTTATTAGAAGAGCCTAATATTTTATTACTAGATGAACCGACGAACTTCCTTGATAAAGAGCATGTGGAGTGGCTTGCTAATTATTTAATGAATTTTGAAGGGGCTTTTATTGTAGTGTCACATGATTTTGATTTTCTGGAAAAAGTGACTTCTTGCATCTGTGATGTAGAGTTTGGAACGGTGAAGAAGTATTACGGAAAATACTCAGATTTTGTAAGACAAAAGGAGCATTTGCGAAAAGATTATATTCGCCAATATCATGCACAACAAAAGAAAATTGAAAAAACGGAAGAGTATATTCGTAGAAATATTGCTGGAGTGAATTCAAAAATAGCGCAAGGACGTAGAAAGCAGTTGCAACGTATGGAAAGAATTGCGCCACCAAGTTTTACTCATAAACCATCTATTCATTTTCGTGAGCTTTCAATTTCAGCACAGACGGTTTTGACAGTAAATGACCTTGAGGTTGGATATGAGTTTGCTTTATTACCAAAGTTGAATTTCTCGGTAGTAGGAGGACAAAAATTTGTTATTACAGGATTTAATGGAGTAGGGAAATCCACCTTATTAAAAACAATCGTTGGAAATATTTCTAGTATTTCTGGAGAATTTCACTTCTCAGAGCAAATAAAAATTGGATATTATGAACAAGATTTAAATTGGAGCAATGATTCTTTAACGCCGCTTCAAATTATTTCAGAACAGTTTCCTAAACTGAATATGAAGGAAATACGTCATCATTTAGCTGCGTGTTGTGTGAAGGATACTCATGTTTCGCAAGAAATTCATACGTTAAGTGGTGGTGAACAATCGAAGGTGAAACTGTGCGGATTATTATTATCACCGTGTAATTTTTTAATCTTAGATGAGCCGACGAATCATTTAGATGCAGAAGCGAAAGAATCTTTGCAAAAGGCATTAATTCAGTTTAAGGGTAGCATCATACTCGTATCTCACGAAGCACGTCTGTATCATGATTGGGCAGATAGTATTTTCAACATAGAGAGCGGTTTAATTGAGGAGAGTAAAAAAGATGATAAATGA